The sequence AGCTTCGCGAGCTGAGGGATGCTTTCGAGGCCCAACAACCGGAAGTACAGAAATACGCAACGGACGAAGGATTCACCTTCGCCTTTATACCACCCAGGGCACCGCACTTCGGCGGGTTATGGGAGGCGGCAGTGAAGTCCGCCAAACAATTTCTCGTGCGCGCAATCGGCAACGCGCTGCTCACCGCCGAAGAACTGCAGACGCTGCTCGTCGAGGTCGAGGCCGTACTCAACTCGCGACCCCTGGTACCACTGAGTACTTAAGGGCAAATACTTAAGGGGCAATAATGGCCATACAAGGCGACCTAGAAATGTAAAAGTCGGACTCGGTGATCAAGCGAGAGAAGCATTTCGTAAACTTAAGTCCATTCTGACTTCCGAGAATATACTCCCATAGCATCCTGATGCAAAGGAATTCGAGTTAACAATTGACGCTTCCTCCGTCGCATTAGGTGCTGTCCTTTGGCAAAATGTTAAGCTTATCACAATAGTTTCACGTGTTATCTCGAAAACTGGAAAGAAGTATGCAACCAATGAGTGTGAACTCCTTGTGATAGTTTggacatttaaaaaattccgaCATAATCTCTAGGCCATTCAAAATGTTCACATAAACACTAACGACCAACCTTTGCtatttctggaaaaaatacaggctcaaaaattaagaagtGGACAGCATTTATTAATTCTTATGAcccaaaatacttttataagcCTGTAAAGTAGCCGACGCTTTATCTCgacagtattattattattattagaaggccatcacgcactgcgaccagagctgatctattgtgaaaggcctattttgttaccctagagttttaggctttttagaaattttagcacagttttgggtttgttgttccaaagattgcatggagatactacgataccaccaaggtggtgaagtctttgtctgcccaacgcaggacattcacaaagcacatgttctgagctttctatgtccatttcgcaaaagcggcagacattggccTCGGATaggccaatattatttagatggtacctcaggctgcagtgacctgtaaggtatccggttaaaagacacagatctactctgtttagtgagagaagtttgtcagatattcctttgttgggacttaggaatagtttggcttgacgctgaccggcacagtttagccagtgtgcggcaagttttctttcttcccatttcctaaggaattcattaatgtggccttttgtcagtccacagaaaggctcaggaccagcaagttgcatatttgctccttgttttgcaaggtcatcagccatttcatttccctcatgtccttcatgtcccggaatcaagcctagtgttactatgttgaggttccctaacgtgttgagaaggtttaggcaatcatttaccaatttggaggtgatagttgttgatagaagggcgtTTAGAGCcacttggctatctgaaaatatgtagatgtgagcacctctcattttcctgctaaggcattctctcacacatatttcagtggcatgtatttctgcctggaataatgttgggtaggatcccatcggaatcgattttttgaatttgggcccattgattcctgcccctgttctaccattttccaatttggacccatcagtaaaccatagctgggagccaggtttgaaagtgatagagttagttctccagtctgttcgttcattgattataacttggaagttcctgaagagtattggtttgggtgatagtatatcatccctatgaacaATGgtactatgtaggaagtcttctaagatctttaaatgtcctttcatatccccacttttaagttcagatatactttttaatcttaaggcactcgagcgagcttccctttcaattagaattggaagcggtggtatgttcaggagcacacccaatgcatccgtgggacatgttttcatagcccctgtaataccaacacataccaggcgatgcagtttgcttaattcgtttgctgcctttctttgcttgaccttgggccaccatgctaaggatgcataagtgactatgggtttcacaactgtggtgaatgtccagaaggtcattctagggtttagtgcccatgtcttaccaaaaagccttgtacaggcaaagaatgcccttgtggcttttgaagtaactctctcaatatgggaactccacgtaagcgttttgtcaagactgacgccaagatagttcgcttctgtcgagagttcaagtgttgttccattaagggtcggacatttgagattcatgttccttctcctagtaaacggtacaagtgttgttttggatgggttgatggagagccctttttccgtgcaccatttgtttattattgtaagggcttgctgcatgcgatccgaaatggtttcctcatgccagcctaatacataaactactaggtcatcagcgtaaccctgagtgtggaatcctaggttattcagtttatggagaagttcatctatgactagagtccacgAAAGAGGAGAAAGTGCgccaccttgagggcaacctcttgtggctttaataGATTGCTCGATAGTATATTCTTAATGTTGAAGAGTCTAGATACAGTGGAAGGACAGCTCATAGCAAAATTTCCCTTTGGAAAACCATAAATGGAGTGAACCAAATATTGTTAACTGAATATGCTGTACTCTTTAAACTTTGGGGAAAATCCAGTCACTGattgtatttcattttcaaggcacaaaattcattcatacataaaaATTAGCAACAGATTCAACCAATAAATATGGTCAAATTCAAGCCACGATTACCAAACAGAATAGGGCGCACCGctctatacataaatattataaacagtTAATAGGCGAATACTACTTTCCGGATATTACAAAAGTATTGAAACTGTTACGCCAAAtggcttataattttaattattaatttaattttatatatttaatttaattttaatcattattaTCATAATTTGTTAAATTCCATAATTTCTCGTAACGTTTCAATATTAAGCTTactgttttctaaaaatactgttgaattttcgtatatgaatttaaaaatagcactatatatgtataaacaccTATATTACATAAACGTAACAGAGCAATACATATTTACtctaattacataaatttgaaCTTAATCCGTTAGGCTAAGACACTATAAAAACTTGAactcagaaataaataaatcacttgTAAAGTTACCACCGAACGCGCTCGCATTTCATTTAACAGGCAATTGTATTCGCGCATTTCCCAcgcaaaataatttcttatcttaaaaacgcttaagatttttcatggcgcccgagcagggacatGATGCGTGaaacagaatataaaaataaacataaatgatCCGTTtgtgctaaaaaaaataaattgctgaaCATAATcggaaattatttccaaatacacaaaacaataaacatataaaaacaataagtgctttaattaGTAACAACAATTGCCTGCGCGTTTATATTTTTGCAAGTCCGTTTTGGCGTCGAgtgacaaaaacaaacaaacaaacataaaaaccaCCCTCACTAAAAAAGGTTCAGTgactaaattaaaaacaataaaaagtacATAGGTACAATACATAGTGTATATTTGTGAATACATACGGAGAGAAGCGGTATCAGCGGCAATACAGTGTCCCGTTTATGGAATGGGacacagtgaaaaaaaaaattcttaaattataataatattaaaccaaTATAcaacacataaaattaaaagcacgaaatacattaacataaaacaataaataattaaatagtgGCGGTGAAAAGGCGTGCCAAATTATCATTTGTGCTtaggtaaaaaaaacaaaaaaaagaatatgGTAAACCAAAATACATAGTGCATAGTTgaaacatacttatatgtataatatatataaacggTCACAGTGGTACATAAGTGTTTTCGGCCAAAAATAAGGCAATTTtaaaactctaaaaaaaaaaccgttacaaaaaaaaaaagaaactgtgAAGGAACCCtaaaacatattatataaaaataaaaattatctaaGTGCCGTAATTGGATGCCGCTAAGAATTCAGTTcggttcttaaaaaaaaaaaaaaaacaaaaacagtggaATTCACCGCTGCTTATTTGCAGTTCGTCGCCCTCATCGCTATCACTGTCCGCTGTCACAGTTCTCGCAGTTACTGCCATACTCGCCGCTGCTCTCATCGCTGTAACCGTCGCTGCTACTCTGGTCACTGCTGCTGCCGTCATCGCCCGCTGTCGCTGTAATCCCTACCGCTGATTCTGTC comes from Anastrepha obliqua isolate idAnaObli1 chromosome 6, idAnaObli1_1.0, whole genome shotgun sequence and encodes:
- the LOC129250505 gene encoding uncharacterized protein LOC129250505, yielding MPRKIYSDNATNFVGADCKLRELRDAFEAQQPEVQKYATDEGFTFAFIPPRAPHFGGLWEAAVKSAKQFLVRAIGNALLTAEELQTLLVEVEAVLNSRPLVPLST